In Lathamus discolor isolate bLatDis1 chromosome 1, bLatDis1.hap1, whole genome shotgun sequence, the following are encoded in one genomic region:
- the PTCD3 gene encoding small ribosomal subunit protein mS39 isoform X4, which produces MSCVYPGSQETNSIVACISTSVAAGPGQWSPPCTGHWCSSSSTALGKTADNAEVAQEEIVLPRRKTWDKLAVLQTLASTVKRDPTAAHYMFPDDPYLMPKNAANFRLFALSKESGKNAAKFIIKQFPQYFDKISVHPDVTCFMPEILTPQIEGVSEEALKERIHLRRVKESVDLFDQLVQAGTPVSLETTNSLLDLLCFYGDGESTQEKEEEAKKEEVKEDLEEPGVNSSEQKAPKRQFQRGLQSSGPRWRENNNAERIFKIMPERNAHSYCAMIRGMVKHGAFVKAYDMYIDLLNERHKADVHTFNALISAVPHLKDRFSERWELAKDFLNHMAQQEVQPNLLTFNAVLKTLRRCGGVGRNMSLLVIKEMEALDIEPSLATYEHLLFMFYRGAELHPSGIISEVLDDVEKRSFTPEDPDDANFFNTAMQVCCDLKDIKLAYRLNKAMEKGDNWKFLSMDQLNIYWSKFFSLLCMMEQIDVVLKWYKEMSCSLFYPSPKNILELLQALDAANYLERIPSVWEDMKQMGFNRRPELLEELLSLMSREQHPDEKKL; this is translated from the exons atgagctgcgTGtacccaggcagccaagaaacGAACAGCATcgtggcctgtatcagcaccagtgtggcagcagggccagggcagtggtcgcccccctgtactgggcactg GTGTTCTTCTAGCAGTACAGCTCTTGGGAAGACTGCAGACAATGCAGAAG TTGCACAAGAAGAAATTGTGCTCCCCCGAAGGAAAACCTG GGATAAATTGGCAGTTCTTCAGACATTGGCTTCTACTGTGAAAAGG GATCCTACTGCTGCGCATTATATGTTCCCAGATGACCCTTACCTTATGCCAAAAAATGCAGCCAATTTT CGGCTGTTTGCATTGTCGAAGGAGTCTGggaaaaatgctgcaaaattcATTATTAAGCAGTTTCCTCAGTATTTTGACAAGATTTCTGTACATCCCGATGTAACA tgcttTATGCCTGAGATTCTGACTCCTCAGATTGAAGGAGTGAGTGAGGAAGCTCTAAAAGAGCGTATCCACCTCAGAAGGGTGAAGGAATCTGTGGACCTGTTTGATCAGCTTGTACAAGCAG GTACTCCTGTATCTCTGGAGACCACAAACAGCCTTTTAGATTTGTTATGCTTCTATGGAGATGGGGAATCTAcacaggaaaaagaggaagaagcaaaaaaggaagaagtaaaaGAGGATTTGGAAGAACCAGGG GTGAATTCTTCAGAACAGAAGGCTCCAAAGAGACAATTCCAAAGAGGTTTACAGTCATCTGGCCCTAGATGGAG GGAGAACAACAATGCTGAAAGGATATTCAAGATAATGCCAGAGAGGAATGCACACTCCTATTGCGCAATGATCCGTGGGATGGTGAAG CATGGGGCCTTTGTTAAAGCTTATGACATGTACATAGACTTGCTGAATGAAAGACACAAGG CTGATGTGCACACCTTCAACGCACTGATTTCAGCAGTCCCACATCTGAAGGACAGGTTCTCAGAAAGATGGGAGTTAGCCAAG GACTTCCTGAATCACATGGCTCAACAGGAAGTGCAACCAAATCTGCTAACTTTTAATGCTGTACTGAAGACCCTGAGAAGATGTGGTGGTGTAGGCAGAAATATGTCGTTATTGGTAATAAAGGAAATGGAAGCGCTTGATATAG AGCCTAGCCTTGCGACGTATGAGCATCTTCTCTTCATGTTTTATAGAGGCG CTGAACTTCATCCGTCAGGTATCATCTCTGAGGTGCTAGATGATGTTGAAAAGAGGAGCTTCACTCCTGAGGACCCTGATGATG ccaACTTTTTTAACACTGCGATGCAAGTG TGCTGTGATCTTAAGGACATCAAGCTTGCCTATCGGTTAAATAAGGCCATGGAGAAGGGAGATAACTGGAAATTCTTGAGCATGGATCAGTTAAATATCTACTG GTCAAAATTCTTCTCCTTGTTGTGCATGATGGAACAAATTGATGTCGTGTTGAAATGGTACAAAGAAATGTCCTGTTCG CTCTTCTATCCAAGTCCTAAAAATATATTGGAACTCCTTCAAGCACTGGATGCAGCCAACTACTTGGAAAGGATCCCTTCAGTCTGGGAAG